One genomic region from Flavobacterium lindanitolerans encodes:
- the ccoS gene encoding cbb3-type cytochrome oxidase assembly protein CcoS, producing the protein MSVIYLLISISIVVAVGFFIAFVRAVRGGQYDDDYTPSVRVLFDDEVVSKKQEHPSKTRKNCPETNP; encoded by the coding sequence ATGAGCGTCATCTATTTACTAATCTCCATCAGCATTGTCGTGGCTGTTGGCTTCTTTATTGCCTTTGTGAGGGCGGTCAGGGGCGGACAATATGACGATGACTATACTCCATCGGTTCGGGTACTTTTTGACGATGAAGTTGTTTCCAAAAAACAGGAGCATCCATCCAAAACCCGGAAAAATTGCCCGGAAACCAATCCTTAA
- a CDS encoding cbb3-type cytochrome c oxidase N-terminal domain-containing protein translates to MKKIFPVYLRVPIIFFAVFLAMEYFIDSGDRPAFLKYPMISVFLVVFLFLLIAIEVVVAAVDNVTYHLLTDEQRKQLEEANEIKITDSKLFQKIKKWFVKESPIEQEADIMLNHDYDGIKELDNDLPPWWTKLFYACIVFAFIYLAKYHIFGHDNQAKEFETEMAEAKLAVEEYKKTAKDLIDAETVTLLTDAGDIAAGKTIFETNCVACHRPDAGGAIGPNLTDDHWILGGGIKNVFHTITEGGRDGKGMVAWKGTLKPSEIQQVASYVLSLQGSNPKDPKPAEGEIWVEENAPKADTKTEEAKTVAQN, encoded by the coding sequence ATGAAAAAAATCTTTCCGGTATACCTGAGGGTACCCATCATCTTCTTTGCCGTATTTCTGGCTATGGAGTATTTTATCGACTCTGGCGACAGGCCTGCTTTTCTGAAATATCCAATGATTTCAGTGTTTCTGGTCGTATTCCTGTTCCTGCTTATCGCGATTGAAGTGGTTGTGGCCGCAGTCGACAATGTGACCTATCATTTGTTGACCGATGAACAGCGAAAACAGTTGGAAGAAGCCAACGAAATTAAGATTACGGACAGCAAACTGTTCCAAAAAATCAAAAAATGGTTTGTCAAGGAAAGTCCTATCGAACAGGAAGCCGATATCATGTTGAATCATGATTATGACGGAATCAAGGAGTTGGACAACGACCTGCCGCCCTGGTGGACCAAGCTGTTTTATGCCTGTATTGTTTTTGCCTTTATCTATCTGGCAAAATACCACATCTTTGGACATGACAACCAGGCTAAGGAATTTGAAACCGAAATGGCCGAAGCCAAACTAGCCGTTGAAGAATATAAAAAGACAGCCAAAGACCTAATTGACGCCGAAACTGTGACCCTGCTTACAGACGCCGGCGATATTGCTGCCGGAAAAACAATATTTGAAACCAATTGCGTGGCCTGTCACAGGCCGGATGCCGGTGGAGCTATTGGCCCTAACCTGACAGACGACCATTGGATTTTGGGTGGTGGCATTAAAAATGTCTTCCATACCATCACAGAAGGTGGTCGCGACGGTAAAGGAATGGTGGCCTGGAAAGGTACTTTGAAACCTTCTGAAATCCAGCAGGTCGCAAGTTATGTACTATCGCTTCAGGGCTCTAACCCTAAAGACCCTAAGCCGGCCGAAGGTGAAATATGGGTAGAAGAAAATGCACCAAAGGCAGATACTAAAACAGAAGAAGCAAAAACGGTGGCCCAAAACTAA
- the ccoN gene encoding cytochrome-c oxidase, cbb3-type subunit I, with protein sequence MEVQQFYYDNKIVKKFLYATIIWGAVGMLVGLLIASMYLFPNLTENISWLSYGRLRPLHTNAVIFAFVGNATFAGIYYSMQRLLKTRMFSDVLSKINFWAWQFIIVAAAITLPLGYTSSKEYAELEWPIDIAIAVVWVVFGINMIGTILRRRERHLYVAIWFYIATFVTVAVLHIFNSLALPVGALKSYSVYAGVQDALVQWWYGHNAVAFFLTTPFLGLMYYFVPKAANRPVYSYRLSIIHFWSLIFIYIWAGPHHLLYSSLPDWAQNLGVVFSIMLIAPSWGGMINGLLTLRGVWDKVRTEPVLKFFVVAITGYGMATFEGPMLSLKNVNAIAHFTDWIVAHVHVGALAWNGFLTFGMIYWLLPRMAKTSLYSKKLANFHFWIGTLGIILYTLPMYVAGFTQASMWKQFNPDGSLVYGNFLETVKQIMPMYWMRAIGGTLFIIGLFVMIYNIVKTVKQGNAIEDELAEAPALQKITNKRLKGEKFHPWLERRPIQLTILATIAILIGGIIQIVPTIMVKSNIPTIAAVKPYTPLELEGRDLYIREGCVGCHSQMIRPFRSEVERYGEYSKSGEYVYDHPFLWGSKRTGPDLMRLGGKYSDNWHFNHMWDPRSTSAGSIMPSYKWLFDNKPMDYSDIQKKMEVMVQLGVPYSKEEIANAQAAIKKQALAIEKNLYSDPDFKKSYEESQKAAAAKGETFVPMHQREIVPMIAYLQRLGTDIKVKEAKTNN encoded by the coding sequence ATGGAAGTACAACAGTTTTACTATGACAACAAAATCGTAAAGAAGTTCCTTTACGCGACCATCATCTGGGGTGCGGTAGGGATGCTTGTAGGGCTTTTGATAGCCTCAATGTATCTCTTTCCAAACCTGACGGAAAACATTTCATGGCTCAGCTACGGAAGGCTGCGTCCGCTGCATACCAATGCAGTTATTTTTGCCTTTGTGGGTAATGCTACCTTTGCTGGTATTTATTATTCGATGCAGCGTTTGCTCAAAACCAGAATGTTCAGCGATGTGCTGAGCAAGATTAATTTCTGGGCGTGGCAATTTATTATTGTAGCCGCCGCCATCACGCTGCCATTAGGCTATACTTCTTCCAAAGAATATGCTGAACTGGAATGGCCTATAGATATTGCCATTGCTGTGGTTTGGGTCGTATTTGGTATCAACATGATTGGAACGATTCTCAGAAGAAGAGAGCGCCATCTCTATGTGGCTATCTGGTTCTACATCGCTACTTTCGTAACCGTAGCCGTACTGCATATCTTTAACAGCCTTGCGCTTCCGGTTGGAGCGCTAAAAAGCTACTCAGTATATGCCGGAGTACAGGATGCTTTGGTGCAATGGTGGTATGGACATAATGCCGTAGCATTTTTCCTTACAACGCCTTTCCTTGGGCTGATGTACTATTTCGTGCCAAAAGCAGCCAATCGTCCGGTTTATTCCTATAGATTGTCTATCATTCACTTCTGGTCATTGATTTTTATCTATATCTGGGCCGGACCTCACCACCTGCTCTATTCCTCATTGCCGGACTGGGCACAGAACCTGGGTGTGGTATTCTCCATTATGCTGATTGCTCCATCCTGGGGTGGTATGATTAACGGATTGCTGACATTACGCGGTGTTTGGGATAAGGTACGAACAGAACCGGTTTTGAAATTCTTTGTCGTAGCCATCACGGGTTATGGTATGGCCACATTTGAAGGACCAATGCTATCACTTAAAAACGTAAACGCTATTGCTCACTTTACCGACTGGATTGTAGCCCACGTACACGTAGGTGCTCTGGCCTGGAACGGATTCCTTACCTTCGGTATGATATACTGGCTGTTGCCACGCATGGCAAAAACGTCATTGTATTCTAAAAAGCTGGCCAACTTCCATTTCTGGATTGGTACTTTAGGTATTATCCTGTATACGCTACCAATGTATGTGGCAGGCTTTACACAGGCTTCAATGTGGAAACAATTCAATCCTGACGGTTCTTTAGTATATGGAAACTTCCTTGAAACTGTAAAACAGATTATGCCAATGTACTGGATGAGAGCTATTGGAGGTACCCTGTTTATTATTGGACTGTTTGTAATGATTTACAACATCGTAAAAACTGTAAAACAAGGAAATGCAATCGAAGACGAATTGGCCGAAGCCCCTGCTTTACAGAAAATTACAAACAAAAGGCTGAAAGGCGAAAAATTCCACCCCTGGCTGGAAAGAAGACCTATACAGTTAACCATCTTGGCAACTATTGCCATCCTGATTGGCGGTATCATACAGATTGTGCCAACTATTATGGTAAAATCAAATATTCCTACAATTGCAGCGGTTAAACCTTATACGCCACTGGAGCTGGAAGGACGCGACTTGTATATCCGTGAAGGTTGTGTTGGCTGCCATTCGCAAATGATTCGTCCGTTCCGTTCTGAAGTGGAGCGTTATGGTGAATATTCCAAATCAGGAGAATATGTCTATGACCACCCGTTCCTTTGGGGTTCTAAGAGAACCGGACCAGACCTGATGCGACTTGGGGGCAAGTATTCAGACAACTGGCACTTTAACCACATGTGGGATCCAAGAAGTACATCGGCCGGATCCATCATGCCATCCTACAAATGGCTTTTTGATAACAAACCGATGGATTATTCCGATATCCAGAAAAAAATGGAAGTTATGGTACAACTGGGTGTTCCTTACAGTAAGGAAGAAATTGCCAACGCACAGGCCGCTATTAAAAAACAGGCACTGGCTATAGAGAAAAACCTGTATAGTGACCCTGACTTCAAGAAAAGCTATGAAGAAAGTCAAAAGGCCGCCGCTGCCAAAGGTGAAACCTTTGTACCAATGCATCAAAGAGAGATTGTTCCTATGATTGCCTATCTGCAACGACTGGGAACCGATATCAAAGTCAAAGAAGCAAAAACCAACAACTAA
- a CDS encoding sulfite exporter TauE/SafE family protein — protein sequence MLYSAFFFGLISSFHCVGMCGPIAMMLPLDRSSQAKKTAQLLLYHLGRLTAYSTLGLIFGLLGKGFYLAGMQQQLSIMVGVFMILIAIVPEKVFMKYNFSRPVYTIISKVKSGLGKQFRKKNNSALFLIGLLNGFLPCGLVYAALFGALAMQNAPLGIAYMALYGLGTIPMLSAAAYAGSFLSNGFRSKLQKVIPVVTVIIGTLFILRGMGLDVIYVSPGDMSLFVKSGADCR from the coding sequence ATGTTATATTCTGCTTTTTTCTTCGGTTTGATTTCCAGCTTCCACTGTGTAGGGATGTGCGGACCAATTGCCATGATGCTGCCGCTCGACCGTAGCAGCCAGGCTAAAAAGACAGCCCAACTCCTGCTCTATCATTTGGGAAGATTAACGGCTTATAGCACTTTGGGACTAATTTTTGGATTGCTTGGAAAAGGTTTTTATCTGGCCGGGATGCAACAGCAGCTTTCAATAATGGTTGGTGTTTTTATGATATTGATTGCTATTGTTCCTGAAAAGGTTTTTATGAAATATAACTTTTCACGGCCAGTTTATACTATTATTTCCAAAGTAAAATCCGGATTGGGGAAACAGTTCAGGAAAAAAAACAACAGCGCCTTGTTTCTTATTGGCCTGTTAAACGGGTTTCTGCCTTGCGGATTAGTTTATGCCGCTTTGTTTGGCGCACTTGCCATGCAAAACGCCCCTTTAGGAATCGCGTATATGGCGCTCTACGGACTGGGCACCATTCCTATGCTAAGCGCTGCGGCCTATGCAGGGAGTTTTTTAAGCAACGGTTTCAGAAGTAAATTGCAAAAAGTAATTCCTGTAGTTACCGTCATTATAGGAACACTCTTTATTCTGAGAGGAATGGGATTGGATGTTATATATGTTTCTCCCGGTGATATGAGTTTGTTTGTGAAGAGCGGGGCAGATTGTCGCTAA
- a CDS encoding cytochrome c oxidase subunit IV — MLKFIKHNMETISGIEIYPIISLLIFFLFFVALYAWTYTYKKEKITEMSHIPFESENEIDNLKNDKP; from the coding sequence ATGCTGAAATTCATCAAACACAATATGGAAACCATCTCAGGAATTGAGATTTATCCTATCATTTCACTACTGATTTTCTTTTTATTTTTTGTAGCCCTTTATGCATGGACCTACACTTACAAAAAAGAAAAAATCACCGAAATGAGCCATATTCCTTTCGAAAGCGAAAACGAAATCGATAACCTCAAAAACGACAAGCCATGA
- the ccoG gene encoding cytochrome c oxidase accessory protein CcoG yields the protein MPKMRDESFRDAIGTVDDKGKRVWVYPKIPTGKLYEKRKIVSYFLLLFLFAAPFIKINGNQFLLFNVTERKFNIFGFPFWPQDFYLFVISMLVGVVFVALFTVAFGRIFCGWICPQTIFMEMVFRRIEFWIDGDRGAQMRLDKQDWDAEKIRKRLLKWIIFFIISFLIANVFLAYLIGSDELIRLVQEPLANNLSTFIALLIFTGVFYFVYAWFREQVCIIACPYGRLQGVLLDNKSIIVAYDHVRGEKEKGRAKIDKREDRTLSGKGDCIDCRQCVNVCPTGIDIRNGTQLECINCTACIDECDAIMEKVSLPKGLIRYASEDEITKHKTFEFTARMKGYASVLLILTGIFIGLLFLRNDVEATILRLPGQLFEHKGENISNVYTYKIVNKTVHNLDDIHFELLSPKGTIKTVGKAWFNIDKEGMAQGTLFVEIHPAFLEGDRTSIEIGVYQGGKLIETERTNFLGPRSFN from the coding sequence ATGCCAAAAATGCGGGATGAATCCTTTCGCGATGCGATTGGAACGGTAGATGACAAAGGAAAAAGAGTATGGGTCTATCCTAAGATACCTACAGGTAAATTGTATGAAAAGCGCAAGATTGTCAGCTATTTTTTACTGCTGTTCCTGTTTGCCGCACCATTCATCAAAATCAACGGAAACCAGTTCCTGCTCTTTAATGTGACAGAACGCAAGTTCAACATTTTTGGATTTCCTTTTTGGCCGCAGGATTTCTACCTGTTTGTTATTTCTATGTTGGTAGGAGTCGTGTTTGTGGCATTATTTACAGTGGCTTTCGGAAGGATTTTCTGTGGCTGGATATGTCCGCAGACCATCTTTATGGAAATGGTCTTTCGCAGGATTGAATTCTGGATTGACGGCGACCGAGGAGCCCAGATGCGACTTGACAAGCAAGATTGGGATGCCGAAAAAATTCGCAAAAGGCTGTTGAAATGGATTATCTTTTTTATCATTTCTTTCCTGATTGCCAACGTTTTCCTGGCCTATCTTATTGGTAGTGACGAACTGATTCGTTTGGTACAAGAACCCCTGGCTAACAACCTCAGTACTTTTATAGCCTTATTAATTTTTACCGGAGTTTTTTACTTCGTCTATGCCTGGTTTCGCGAACAGGTGTGCATTATTGCCTGTCCTTACGGAAGATTGCAGGGCGTACTGCTGGACAATAAATCAATCATTGTGGCTTATGACCATGTTCGTGGCGAAAAGGAAAAAGGCAGGGCAAAAATTGATAAAAGAGAAGACCGTACGCTTAGCGGCAAAGGCGACTGTATTGACTGCAGACAGTGTGTCAATGTATGTCCAACCGGTATCGACATCCGTAACGGGACGCAACTGGAATGCATTAACTGTACTGCCTGTATTGATGAATGCGACGCCATTATGGAAAAGGTTAGTCTGCCAAAAGGATTGATCCGGTATGCTTCAGAAGATGAGATTACAAAACATAAAACGTTTGAATTTACGGCGCGTATGAAAGGCTATGCTTCTGTATTGCTGATTCTTACCGGTATTTTTATTGGACTATTGTTTTTAAGAAATGATGTAGAAGCGACCATATTGAGATTGCCGGGACAATTGTTTGAACACAAGGGCGAAAATATCAGTAACGTATATACATATAAAATTGTCAACAAGACGGTACACAATCTTGACGACATCCATTTTGAACTGCTCAGCCCTAAAGGAACTATAAAAACAGTTGGAAAAGCATGGTTCAATATTGATAAGGAAGGAATGGCACAAGGAACGCTGTTTGTAGAAATCCACCCGGCTTTTCTGGAAGGCGACCGTACTTCTATTGAAATAGGTGTTTATCAGGGTGGCAAATTAATTGAAACGGAACGCACCAATTTCCTCGGTCCGAGGAGCTTTAATTAA
- a CDS encoding FixH family protein, protein MKKINWGTGIFIAFALFMSFILFFVFLVQSDHKYDNELVIEDYYKYETGLQSQLDKENNAEQLQEKVTVEVNKTGITVHFPHDFDYKNITGKVSLYRPSSQKLDFGIPIALSSSNLLIPKSDLADGRWDILVEWNYNGTGYLNKEQLTLE, encoded by the coding sequence ATGAAAAAAATAAACTGGGGAACCGGAATCTTTATTGCTTTTGCACTGTTCATGTCGTTTATCCTCTTTTTTGTCTTTCTGGTACAGTCTGACCACAAATATGATAATGAGCTGGTGATAGAGGATTATTACAAATACGAAACCGGACTGCAATCACAGCTTGACAAAGAAAACAATGCAGAACAGCTGCAGGAAAAGGTAACGGTTGAAGTAAACAAAACCGGTATTACGGTGCATTTCCCTCACGATTTCGATTATAAAAACATTACAGGAAAAGTGTCCCTTTACAGGCCGTCCAGTCAGAAATTAGACTTTGGGATTCCCATCGCATTGTCTTCTTCAAATTTGCTCATACCTAAAAGTGATTTGGCTGACGGCCGTTGGGACATTCTTGTTGAATGGAATTACAACGGCACGGGCTATCTCAATAAAGAACAGCTCACCCTTGAATAA